A stretch of Chitinophagaceae bacterium DNA encodes these proteins:
- a CDS encoding VOC family protein has product MALINPYIHFNGNAEEAFTFYKSVFGGAFAKIARYKDISSPEYQIPENDANRIMHIALPVGKSNVLMASDTMESMGQVTENDNRNTISISAESREEADKLFNGLSAGGKIEMPIADGPWGSYFGMFADKFGVQWMVDFTQDITGKSN; this is encoded by the coding sequence ATGGCACTTATCAATCCTTACATTCACTTCAACGGAAATGCCGAAGAAGCATTTACATTTTACAAATCAGTATTTGGCGGAGCGTTTGCAAAGATTGCCCGTTACAAAGACATATCAAGCCCTGAATACCAAATACCAGAAAATGATGCAAACAGAATCATGCACATTGCTTTGCCTGTCGGCAAAAGTAATGTGTTAATGGCTAGTGACACGATGGAAAGTATGGGACAAGTAACGGAAAATGACAACAGAAATACTATATCAATCAGTGCAGAAAGTCGTGAAGAAGCGGATAAGTTATTCAACGGACTTTCAGCAGGTGGTAAAATTGAAATGCCAATTGCCGACGGCCCATGGGGTTCATACTTTGGAATGTTTGCCGACAAATTTGGTGTGCAGTGGATGGTGGACTTTACCCAGGATATAACGGGCAAAAGTAACTGA
- a CDS encoding SRPBCC domain-containing protein → MNNNLLFDFTVDKITRTVFINREFAAELPLVWDAFTKPEILDQWVAPKPWLSKTKYMNFKVGGRRFYAMVSPEGQERWSIQEYTSITPKINFKMYNTFADKDENPELPGSEWEYNFSEQNGITKVSIIIKNESLARMEKMIEMGFTEGFKMAIDNLEKLLTTLSKK, encoded by the coding sequence ATGAATAACAATTTGCTATTTGATTTTACCGTTGACAAAATAACAAGAACGGTATTTATTAACAGAGAATTTGCAGCCGAACTTCCGCTGGTATGGGATGCTTTTACTAAACCGGAAATACTGGACCAATGGGTCGCACCTAAACCCTGGCTATCCAAAACAAAATATATGAATTTCAAAGTTGGTGGAAGAAGATTTTATGCTATGGTCAGCCCCGAAGGACAAGAGCGTTGGTCAATTCAGGAATATACTTCCATTACGCCCAAAATCAATTTTAAAATGTATAATACTTTTGCAGACAAAGATGAAAATCCCGAATTGCCGGGTTCTGAATGGGAGTATAATTTCAGTGAACAAAACGGCATTACAAAAGTGAGTATTATTATTAAAAATGAATCGCTTGCCCGTATGGAGAAGATGATTGAAATGGGCTTTACAGAAGGCTTTAAAATGGCTATTGATAACTTAGAAAAATTACTAACAACTTTATCGAAAAAATGA
- a CDS encoding winged helix-turn-helix transcriptional regulator: MRRDIFQAIADPTRRAIIALIALQAMTPNAIADNFNTTRQAVSKHLRILTECELVKQEHQGREIYYSLEIDKMKEIDKWLDQYRNIWETRFNQLDSVLSTIKKNKK, encoded by the coding sequence ATGAGAAGAGACATTTTTCAAGCAATCGCAGACCCGACAAGGCGGGCTATTATTGCCTTAATTGCATTGCAGGCAATGACACCGAACGCCATTGCCGACAACTTCAACACGACCCGGCAAGCAGTGTCAAAACATTTACGCATTCTCACGGAATGTGAACTTGTAAAACAAGAACATCAAGGCAGAGAGATTTACTACTCCCTTGAAATTGACAAAATGAAAGAAATAGACAAATGGTTAGACCAATACCGAAATATTTGGGAAACCCGGTTTAATCAACTCGACAGTGTTTTATCAACAATTAAAAAAAATAAAAAATGA
- a CDS encoding DinB family protein: MTDKTIYKDAPDYCHYFFELVETGNLLNELEKSKKFTQDTFDLITTEKENYSYQPNKWTAKEVLRHIIDCERVYTYRAFRFSRFDNTELAGFDENKYIEQIKNTEQPLTDLLNEYSIVRNSTIALFKTMNDEMLDNKGIANNVYFTARTLGFMTVGHNFHHCNFIRTKYLNE; this comes from the coding sequence ATGACAGACAAAACTATTTATAAAGATGCACCTGATTATTGCCATTACTTTTTTGAGCTGGTGGAGACTGGTAACCTGCTCAATGAACTTGAAAAAAGTAAAAAATTCACGCAAGACACATTTGACTTAATAACAACAGAAAAAGAAAACTACTCTTATCAACCAAACAAGTGGACAGCCAAAGAAGTTCTTCGACACATTATTGACTGCGAAAGAGTTTACACATACAGAGCATTTCGTTTTTCAAGGTTTGACAACACAGAACTTGCAGGTTTTGACGAAAATAAATACATAGAACAAATTAAGAATACAGAACAACCATTAACTGATTTATTGAATGAATACTCAATAGTAAGAAATTCAACAATCGCATTATTTAAGACAATGAATGATGAAATGTTGGATAACAAAGGAATTGCTAACAATGTATATTTTACAGCAAGGACACTTGGTTTTATGACTGTTGGACATAACTTTCATCATTGCAATTTTATCAGGACAAAATATTTGAATGAGTAA
- a CDS encoding alpha/beta hydrolase fold domain-containing protein — MSYQENAKGYWQTKAACYFAIELYAPGQYKDPEVSPMLTEDLKGLPSAVIINAEFDPLRDDGFLYAAKLRKSGVKVWDKCFAGQIHMLLGLPSNAEEIKELETIVKTAMKESFYK; from the coding sequence GTGTCTTATCAGGAAAATGCCAAAGGTTATTGGCAAACAAAGGCAGCTTGTTATTTTGCAATAGAATTGTATGCCCCCGGACAATACAAAGATCCGGAAGTGTCCCCTATGCTCACAGAAGATTTGAAAGGCTTACCATCTGCTGTCATTATTAATGCTGAGTTTGACCCGCTGAGAGATGATGGTTTTTTGTACGCCGCTAAATTGAGAAAATCTGGTGTAAAGGTTTGGGACAAATGCTTCGCAGGGCAAATTCATATGTTACTGGGATTGCCATCAAATGCTGAAGAGATAAAAGAACTTGAAACAATTGTAAAAACTGCAATGAAAGAAAGTTTTTACAAGTAA
- a CDS encoding alpha/beta hydrolase fold domain-containing protein yields MQKSIFILFLSIVLVFNRQDLFAQTCGIRQLDPRVASFLKMIGYQDMTIEQLRNIPIEQLKFAGPPLIPYPKEDVKRIKITPDSIPVLLFNPSHAQNLPILINYHGGGFISPLLPGLEHSLWQNAKTYGAVVFAIDYRVAPENKFPAAVNDSYNAFKWITEHGNEFGGDTSRIALIGNSAGANLVAVVTQKAKKRHLQ; encoded by the coding sequence ATGCAGAAATCAATATTCATTCTTTTCCTAAGCATCGTACTTGTATTTAACCGTCAAGATCTTTTTGCTCAAACATGCGGTATAAGACAATTAGACCCAAGAGTAGCTTCATTCTTAAAAATGATTGGATACCAGGACATGACAATTGAACAACTTCGTAATATACCTATTGAACAACTTAAGTTTGCAGGACCACCACTAATCCCATATCCAAAAGAAGATGTTAAGCGTATCAAAATAACTCCGGATAGCATTCCTGTATTACTATTTAATCCTTCTCATGCACAAAATCTTCCCATCTTAATCAATTATCATGGAGGTGGTTTTATTTCGCCTTTATTACCAGGATTAGAGCATTCACTTTGGCAGAATGCAAAAACTTACGGAGCAGTTGTTTTTGCCATTGATTACCGGGTTGCACCTGAAAACAAATTTCCTGCTGCTGTAAACGACAGTTACAATGCCTTTAAATGGATTACCGAACATGGCAATGAATTTGGTGGTGATACAAGTCGTATTGCATTGATAGGGAATAGTGCAGGTGCAAACTTAGTAGCTGTGGTGACGCAAAAAGCAAAAAAACGGCATCTCCAATAA
- a CDS encoding dihydrofolate reductase family protein, whose protein sequence is MRKIISFMHISLDGFVAGLNGEMDWIKVDEEIFDYAGKRISEGDTALYGRVTYLMMENYWPTAGDKPTATKHDIEHSKWYSKVHKVVLSKTMKDTDLPPGQAGLTNPKIISDNLLDRINEIKQQAGKDILLFGSPTATHSLIQLNLIDGYWLFVNPIILGRGIPLFADIKDKIKLNLLTTRQFTCGVTELNYTVDRQ, encoded by the coding sequence ATGAGAAAAATAATTTCATTTATGCACATATCGCTTGACGGTTTTGTAGCAGGACTGAACGGAGAAATGGACTGGATTAAAGTTGATGAAGAAATTTTTGATTATGCCGGTAAGCGGATAAGCGAAGGGGACACTGCATTATATGGACGAGTAACTTATCTGATGATGGAAAATTACTGGCCTACCGCAGGAGACAAGCCGACAGCAACCAAACACGACATTGAACATTCAAAGTGGTATAGCAAAGTTCACAAAGTTGTTTTATCAAAAACAATGAAAGACACGGACCTGCCTCCCGGACAGGCAGGTTTGACAAACCCAAAAATTATTAGCGACAACCTTTTGGACAGAATAAATGAAATAAAACAACAGGCAGGTAAAGACATCTTGCTTTTTGGTAGCCCGACAGCAACACATTCACTTATTCAACTGAACTTAATTGACGGCTACTGGCTATTTGTTAATCCAATTATTCTTGGACGAGGCATTCCATTGTTTGCAGACATCAAAGACAAAATAAAACTAAATCTATTGACTACTCGACAATTTACTTGCGGGGTAACTGAACTGAATTACACAGTGGACAGACAATAA